Proteins found in one Bremerella volcania genomic segment:
- the rimI gene encoding ribosomal protein S18-alanine N-acetyltransferase codes for MSQISQRTLPVHIRWMIRRDMQEVLDIESLSFEYAWSEEEFVKCLRERNCIGMVAEHEDRIAGYMIYEILNTRLHLLNLAVAPSMRRAGVGRQMIGKLVSKLTHRRRRQILLEVRETNLEAQKFFRSLDFKAISLLRDFYEDTTEDAYLMQYKQLESGGYTPVNRIARLAS; via the coding sequence ATGAGTCAAATTAGTCAACGAACTTTACCTGTTCATATCCGCTGGATGATTCGACGCGATATGCAAGAGGTACTCGATATTGAAAGCCTCAGCTTCGAATACGCCTGGAGCGAAGAAGAGTTCGTCAAATGCCTTCGCGAACGCAACTGCATTGGCATGGTTGCCGAACACGAAGACCGCATTGCCGGCTATATGATCTACGAGATTCTCAACACGCGTCTCCATCTGTTGAATCTGGCCGTCGCTCCTTCGATGCGACGCGCAGGGGTTGGTCGCCAGATGATTGGTAAACTGGTTTCCAAGTTGACCCATCGCCGACGGCGTCAGATCCTTCTGGAAGTCCGAGAAACGAACCTGGAAGCTCAGAAGTTTTTCCGCAGCCTCGATTTCAAAGCGATTTCGCTGCTGCGTGACTTCTACGAAGACACCACCGAAGACGCCTACCTGATGCAGTATAAGCAGCTCGAATCCGGCGGATACACTCCGGTCAATCGAATCGCACGTCTGGCCAGCTAG
- a CDS encoding YfcE family phosphodiesterase, with the protein MQIGIVSDTHGHSRFAQSAAYMLETFSVEHVLHCGDIGSTGVVEIFSQWPTHYVYGNTDDSRSVIQEEIEARGGRYYGKVADIELGGRRIGMTHGDDPALLMRMIRSEEYDLVCSGHTHQVNVRQVGHTLALNPGALFRAVRHTIAIVDLMTMHHEIVEV; encoded by the coding sequence GTGCAAATTGGAATCGTAAGCGACACGCACGGGCACAGCCGTTTCGCCCAGTCGGCCGCGTATATGCTGGAAACGTTCTCAGTAGAGCACGTTTTGCATTGCGGTGACATCGGGAGTACAGGCGTGGTCGAGATTTTCTCTCAGTGGCCTACCCACTATGTCTACGGAAACACGGACGATAGTCGAAGTGTGATCCAAGAAGAGATCGAAGCAAGGGGGGGCCGCTATTATGGCAAAGTTGCCGACATCGAGCTTGGGGGCCGCCGGATCGGAATGACTCATGGAGACGACCCGGCGCTGCTGATGCGAATGATCCGCAGCGAAGAGTATGACCTGGTCTGCTCCGGTCATACTCACCAGGTGAACGTGCGGCAGGTTGGGCACACGCTGGCTCTCAACCCGGGAGCACTCTTTCGCGCCGTCCGCCATACGATCGCCATCGTCGATCTGATGACGATGCATCATGAGATCGTCGAGGTCTAG
- a CDS encoding lysophospholipid acyltransferase family protein — MLWLFARRTEYTIIQFLLDRTAFILLRFLWHTKAPCGLPLSRDQGAVIVANHHSSVDPFFIHLAAKRRVRWFVAREFFANWFFGWFLNETGAIPTRRGGIDNASVREAVKLLQEGKWVGVLPEGRINTSDQFMMPVRPGAALLARRANVPILPVYIEGAPYNKTVTSPFFMPAQVTITVGELIYPNDFESDQAMIVAAVKAIAQLADQTDYEPTLAGKNWKPTPEELAQNQQSPEDDPSE; from the coding sequence GTGCTTTGGCTGTTCGCTCGCCGTACAGAGTACACCATAATCCAATTTCTTCTCGATCGCACGGCTTTTATCTTATTGCGATTCCTTTGGCATACTAAGGCCCCCTGCGGACTCCCGCTATCGAGGGACCAAGGCGCGGTCATCGTCGCGAACCATCACAGTAGCGTCGACCCATTCTTCATCCATCTAGCAGCCAAACGAAGAGTCCGCTGGTTCGTGGCCCGGGAATTCTTTGCCAACTGGTTTTTCGGCTGGTTTTTGAACGAGACCGGCGCCATCCCCACACGTCGCGGGGGAATCGACAATGCATCGGTTCGCGAAGCCGTAAAACTGCTCCAAGAAGGAAAGTGGGTCGGGGTCCTGCCGGAAGGGCGAATCAATACCTCGGACCAGTTCATGATGCCCGTTCGACCTGGCGCCGCCCTGCTGGCTCGCAGAGCAAACGTACCGATCCTTCCCGTCTACATCGAAGGGGCCCCGTACAACAAGACGGTAACCAGCCCCTTCTTCATGCCCGCCCAGGTTACGATCACCGTTGGCGAGTTGATTTACCCCAATGACTTTGAATCCGACCAGGCAATGATCGTTGCCGCGGTGAAAGCGATCGCCCAACTCGCCGACCAAACTGACTACGAGCCAACCCTGGCCGGTAAGAACTGGAAACCAACCCCTGAAGAGTTGGCACAGAATCAGCAATCTCCCGAGGACGACCCCTCGGAGTAA
- a CDS encoding ATP-grasp domain-containing protein: MGKRIGLIGASCRAMAASLVRGGFSVVAADMFADYDLGQIGEVRALRNYPWSARRWLRDTDVDAWCYTGGLENYPRLIERMAREKRLLGNSPETLRMVRDPFWLAGLAKRHGFEFPETHRIHDPAYNPIDPQPSDQWLLKPYRSAGGLNIERVSTLPKSAHRFYLQRKLSGVPMSAVVLSTMQGCQIVGVNRLHIGPQYGAPLPYLFAGAVSLCVPETNSLEPIVNAIHEEAGMIGLWGIDFLQTDRPTLLEVNPRWTATTALHERMRENPLMPRHVQACLQDEVKLSPRFAYWSSGVRIVYASKRLEFTDRMLRGIHAAFSLTEESYLTNQKIGDIPIPGTTIDVGSPVCTLYVDAKSEALAEEALRVNQELLEEIIYSEGSSSGDC; the protein is encoded by the coding sequence ATGGGAAAGCGAATCGGATTGATCGGCGCCAGTTGCCGGGCCATGGCCGCATCGCTCGTACGTGGCGGGTTTTCGGTCGTCGCGGCGGACATGTTTGCCGACTACGACCTGGGGCAGATCGGCGAGGTCAGGGCGTTGCGCAATTACCCCTGGTCGGCCCGGCGATGGCTTCGGGATACGGATGTGGATGCCTGGTGCTACACGGGAGGCCTCGAGAACTATCCCCGGCTAATCGAACGCATGGCCAGGGAGAAACGGTTGTTGGGCAATTCGCCAGAAACGCTGAGAATGGTCCGCGATCCATTCTGGCTTGCCGGCCTGGCGAAACGACATGGATTTGAATTCCCGGAAACGCACCGCATTCACGATCCGGCCTACAATCCGATCGATCCTCAGCCCAGCGACCAGTGGCTGCTCAAACCGTATCGTTCGGCCGGTGGTTTGAATATTGAAAGGGTGAGTACCTTGCCGAAGTCGGCGCACCGCTTCTACCTTCAGCGGAAGTTATCCGGGGTGCCGATGTCAGCCGTGGTGTTGTCAACCATGCAGGGATGCCAAATCGTGGGAGTCAATCGGCTTCATATAGGACCTCAGTATGGGGCCCCTTTGCCGTATCTCTTTGCGGGTGCCGTTTCCCTGTGTGTGCCGGAAACAAACTCGCTTGAGCCCATCGTGAATGCCATTCATGAGGAAGCCGGGATGATAGGACTCTGGGGAATCGACTTTCTGCAAACGGATCGACCAACGTTGCTGGAAGTCAATCCTCGTTGGACGGCGACCACGGCGCTGCATGAACGGATGCGCGAAAACCCCTTGATGCCGCGTCATGTGCAGGCCTGCCTTCAAGACGAAGTCAAACTCAGTCCGCGGTTCGCTTATTGGTCGAGTGGGGTCAGGATCGTTTACGCCTCCAAGCGGCTTGAGTTTACCGATCGGATGCTACGCGGCATTCACGCGGCGTTTTCTCTGACCGAAGAAAGTTATCTGACCAACCAAAAGATTGGTGACATTCCGATTCCGGGGACGACGATCGACGTCGGGAGCCCCGTTTGTACGTTGTACGTCGATGCCAAGAGCGAAGCGTTGGCCGAAGAAGCATTGCGAGTGAATCAGGAACTTTTGGAAGAGATCATTTACTCCGAGGGGTCGTCCTCGGGAGATTGCTGA
- a CDS encoding VWA domain-containing protein has product MLRRSTSPDEEMSYVGSHPKRGIIVVLSAVLMIVMMAMLAFSIDVGYMYTMQSQLQRSVDAATLAGAGSLIDGEDAATDAIHEYLVRNPVGTQWKEYDNQPVEESVAHFMDHYAQGLEVNFGEWDGDTQEVIPSTRPASTVKVSMRYDNMPFFFGHLLGRDTFSIQANSAAAYQPRDIMVVLDLSGSMNDDSEFNAFNKLGVAHVTANQLQMYEELGSPIYGNLEFEPKWAVAKGPAPEIDAQAQVTVEYQYSTVVVSSTKSYDRIRVRRQNGDVITYYPSGTTGTYTPGGQVREVWAYSGKNADGSDQVHYFDFTNRDTFITALGLDTVAYPYSGNWDSYINYCTSSNGQNKNAGFRYKFGYQNFIVYLLEQRTLHEQSTDMWKASAQPITALKSSVAMFVNFIQQADSDDQMGLSMYNGPGGNGILESTLGDDFGYIVAQANQRQAGYYHNYTNIAGGMTVAREELDARARPGAYKMMVLMTDGVANWNNGGVNTSAARDAVINEAHLAADKGYVIVTISMGAGADTDLMQQVADITNGAHFNIPGGKTGDEYAEELTEVFQQIAGYRPLRLVQ; this is encoded by the coding sequence ATGCTTCGCCGATCTACTTCCCCCGACGAGGAAATGTCTTACGTAGGATCGCACCCAAAACGCGGCATCATTGTCGTGCTATCCGCGGTACTCATGATTGTCATGATGGCAATGCTCGCATTCAGCATTGACGTCGGCTACATGTACACCATGCAATCGCAATTGCAGCGCAGCGTCGACGCGGCCACCCTGGCCGGTGCCGGCTCGCTGATCGACGGCGAAGACGCCGCCACCGACGCCATTCACGAGTACCTTGTTCGTAATCCGGTTGGTACTCAGTGGAAAGAATACGACAACCAGCCGGTCGAGGAAAGTGTTGCCCACTTCATGGACCACTATGCTCAAGGGCTTGAGGTCAACTTCGGGGAATGGGACGGCGACACGCAAGAGGTGATTCCATCCACTCGCCCTGCCTCGACCGTTAAGGTGAGCATGCGATACGACAACATGCCCTTCTTCTTCGGGCATTTGCTCGGCCGTGATACCTTCAGCATTCAAGCTAATAGTGCGGCCGCCTATCAGCCACGCGACATCATGGTGGTGTTGGATTTGTCCGGTTCGATGAATGACGACAGCGAGTTCAATGCTTTCAATAAGCTAGGCGTCGCTCACGTCACGGCGAATCAACTTCAGATGTATGAAGAGCTAGGTTCACCTATCTACGGCAACCTGGAGTTTGAACCCAAGTGGGCCGTCGCCAAAGGTCCCGCTCCAGAGATCGACGCCCAAGCCCAAGTTACCGTCGAATATCAATACAGCACGGTCGTCGTCAGCTCGACGAAGTCGTACGATCGGATTCGTGTTCGTCGGCAAAATGGGGACGTCATTACGTACTACCCCAGCGGCACCACCGGCACCTATACGCCTGGCGGTCAGGTTCGTGAAGTCTGGGCCTACAGCGGCAAGAACGCCGACGGATCGGACCAGGTTCATTACTTCGACTTCACTAACCGGGACACGTTTATCACGGCCCTGGGACTCGATACGGTTGCCTATCCGTACAGCGGCAACTGGGATAGCTATATCAACTACTGCACCTCCAGCAATGGCCAGAACAAGAACGCGGGCTTCCGCTACAAGTTCGGCTACCAGAACTTCATTGTCTACCTGCTCGAGCAGCGAACGCTTCACGAACAGTCCACTGACATGTGGAAAGCGAGTGCTCAACCGATCACCGCCCTGAAGTCTTCGGTGGCCATGTTCGTCAACTTCATCCAGCAGGCCGACTCCGACGACCAGATGGGACTCTCGATGTACAACGGCCCCGGTGGTAACGGGATCCTCGAGTCGACCCTTGGCGACGACTTCGGCTACATCGTGGCCCAAGCCAATCAGCGACAGGCCGGCTACTACCACAACTACACCAACATCGCAGGCGGCATGACGGTGGCTCGTGAAGAACTGGACGCTCGCGCTCGACCAGGTGCCTACAAGATGATGGTCCTGATGACCGATGGCGTGGCCAACTGGAATAACGGCGGTGTGAACACTTCGGCCGCTCGTGACGCGGTAATCAACGAAGCTCACCTCGCCGCCGACAAAGGTTATGTGATCGTTACCATCAGCATGGGAGCTGGTGCCGACACCGATCTCATGCAACAAGTCGCCGACATCACCAATGGCGCGCACTTCAACATTCCCGGTGGCAAGACTGGCGATGAATACGCGGAAGAACTGACCGAAGTCTTCCAGCAAATTGCCGGCTACCGCCCACTGCGACTGGTTCAGTAA
- the fae gene encoding formaldehyde-activating enzyme, which yields MSMYIGEALAGDGNEVAHIDLMIGSKDGPVGHAFASALVNQTAGHSNLLAVLTPNLAVKPATVTITKVTIKNSKQAVQMFGPAQAAVAKAVADAVEQGVIPKDQCEDLVIVCGVFIHWEAQDDKKIYDYNYEATLQSIKNAMAGKPTADEVIAGKEQAAHPFRGF from the coding sequence ATGTCGATGTATATCGGAGAAGCCCTCGCTGGCGATGGTAACGAAGTCGCGCATATCGATCTGATGATCGGTTCCAAGGATGGCCCTGTTGGTCACGCTTTCGCTTCGGCCCTGGTCAATCAAACCGCCGGTCACTCCAACCTGTTGGCCGTTTTGACCCCCAACCTGGCCGTTAAGCCAGCGACCGTGACCATCACCAAGGTCACCATCAAGAATTCGAAGCAAGCCGTTCAGATGTTCGGTCCAGCCCAAGCTGCCGTCGCTAAAGCAGTTGCCGACGCAGTCGAGCAAGGCGTCATCCCGAAGGATCAGTGCGAAGATCTGGTGATCGTCTGTGGCGTCTTCATCCACTGGGAAGCCCAGGACGACAAAAAGATCTACGATTACAACTACGAAGCGACCCTGCAGTCGATCAAGAACGCCATGGCTGGCAAGCCAACCGCCGACGAAGTGATCGCTGGCAAGGAACAAGCGGCTCACCCGTTCCGCGGTTTCTAA
- a CDS encoding HXXEE domain-containing protein, whose amino-acid sequence MWRWLVRDWQWPAAALFTSCFLLAFVPMVYQSMGLGFALLFVQLPIYMIHQWEEHRGDRFRIYINRTLGGGREALTPAATFWINSLGVWGVDLLALYLAWTIAPWAGLTAGYLAVVNAVPHLVMAIKLREYNPGVITAAVLFLPLGTWCIATIGAEAGWQANAAALLAAVGVHVAIVIHVGRRIARLSNPTVPVTNLDSIHA is encoded by the coding sequence ATGTGGCGTTGGCTTGTTCGTGACTGGCAGTGGCCTGCCGCTGCTTTGTTCACTTCCTGTTTTCTCCTCGCGTTCGTGCCGATGGTGTATCAATCGATGGGACTTGGATTCGCGCTATTGTTTGTTCAGCTTCCCATCTACATGATTCATCAATGGGAAGAGCATCGCGGAGACCGATTTCGCATTTACATCAATCGAACCCTCGGCGGCGGTCGCGAAGCATTGACACCGGCGGCAACCTTCTGGATCAACTCCCTGGGTGTTTGGGGAGTAGATCTGCTGGCACTTTATTTGGCCTGGACCATCGCTCCGTGGGCAGGACTTACCGCCGGCTACCTTGCCGTGGTCAATGCCGTTCCCCACTTGGTAATGGCTATCAAACTTCGTGAATACAACCCTGGTGTTATTACGGCAGCTGTATTGTTTCTGCCGCTGGGAACATGGTGCATCGCGACCATCGGCGCGGAGGCGGGTTGGCAAGCAAACGCAGCCGCTTTGCTGGCCGCCGTCGGCGTTCATGTCGCGATCGTCATTCACGTCGGCCGTCGTATCGCTCGGCTAAGTAATCCGACCGTGCCCGTGACGAACCTGGATTCTATTCACGCTTAA
- a CDS encoding methylene-tetrahydromethanopterin dehydrogenase N-terminal domain-containing protein, producing the protein MKNILLQLDTDTQPSTFDSVVAVDSGAEVMFRHGGVTPDQVTGLVHGLIFTRSPSKLKHSAIYVGGSNVDKAEELLGAVTKSFFGPMRVSVMMDGNGANTTAAAAVICGARHLDLEGTQALVLGGTGPVGQRAARLLIRAGAKVRLASRSLEKAQAAAKQIADDVLIGSPEPIAVSDGDSTAAALEGVQLLISAGAAGVTLVPFAVRESAKDLKVAIDLNAVPPLGIEGIDFQDKAAENLGQICYGAIGVGGAKMAIHKAAIQRLFSRNDLVLNAEEIFALGMELEG; encoded by the coding sequence ATGAAGAACATTCTCCTTCAGCTAGATACCGATACCCAACCGAGCACCTTCGATTCGGTCGTCGCCGTCGACTCCGGAGCAGAGGTCATGTTCCGGCATGGTGGAGTCACCCCTGATCAAGTTACGGGACTTGTGCATGGACTCATCTTCACTCGATCGCCCAGTAAGCTGAAGCATTCAGCGATCTACGTGGGTGGTTCAAATGTCGACAAGGCGGAAGAGTTGCTAGGCGCGGTAACCAAAAGCTTCTTTGGCCCCATGCGTGTCTCGGTGATGATGGACGGAAATGGTGCCAACACCACGGCCGCCGCCGCGGTGATCTGCGGTGCTCGCCATCTGGATCTCGAAGGGACGCAGGCTCTGGTCTTGGGTGGCACAGGCCCCGTCGGCCAACGTGCCGCTCGACTCTTGATTCGGGCAGGGGCCAAGGTACGGCTCGCATCAAGATCTTTAGAAAAGGCCCAAGCGGCTGCCAAACAGATTGCCGATGACGTCTTAATTGGTTCTCCGGAACCCATCGCGGTAAGCGATGGAGACTCGACCGCCGCGGCACTCGAAGGGGTACAGCTCCTGATCTCTGCCGGTGCTGCCGGAGTGACCTTGGTCCCCTTTGCCGTTCGCGAGAGCGCGAAGGATTTGAAGGTCGCCATCGACCTCAATGCCGTCCCGCCACTGGGTATCGAGGGAATCGACTTCCAAGACAAAGCGGCCGAGAATCTCGGTCAGATCTGCTACGGCGCCATTGGTGTCGGCGGCGCCAAGATGGCCATTCACAAGGCCGCCATTCAGCGTCTCTTCAGCCGAAACGATCTGGTTTTGAATGCGGAAGAGATCTTCGCCCTGGGAATGGAACTTGAGGGGTAA
- a CDS encoding BamA/OMP85 family outer membrane protein — MDRSGQLLKITLALSLFAGTFAGWNSASAQNWTGGSYGQQAAPNWNVQGRDNQGYPGSAQNWDSYDRTAYESSPGNPNQYRGGMPASGAPIGSYDPYQQYQQPVQPVQYQQGYPSPSNPETGMYSQDAAGYPYGSPPIPAPVTGPLNPYGYPPNNGRPLGGARIYDPPLGPDAIISPNPYYDPGRTADLTIRAEEAQTGRFQFGVGINSDAGVTGSIVIDERNFDWRRYPSSFDDVWNGRAWRGAGQGFRIEAMPGTQVQRYMVSFSEPYLFDTRVSLNLSGYFFNRIYRDWDEQRVGGRVGLGYRLTPDLSTAVSLRMEDVEISDPRVPGVPELDAVLGHNDLYTGSWSITHDTRDLAFAPTEGHLFEINLEQAFGEYSYSRAEVDFRQYFLLGERPDGSGRHTLGFSTRAGFSGADTPIFENFYAGGFSTLRGFDFRRVGPKSGDVFVGGPFRLLGSVEYMFPITADDMVKGVLFTDVGAVEESTKIVWDDFDVAPGFGLRISVPALGQAPIALDFAFPINHADTDQTQVFSFFVGAAR; from the coding sequence GTGGACAGAAGCGGACAACTGCTGAAGATAACCCTCGCTTTGAGTCTCTTCGCTGGCACATTTGCCGGATGGAACTCGGCTTCGGCTCAGAATTGGACTGGCGGAAGCTACGGGCAACAAGCGGCTCCCAACTGGAATGTGCAGGGACGCGACAATCAAGGTTATCCTGGAAGCGCACAGAATTGGGATTCGTACGATCGCACAGCGTACGAATCGTCCCCCGGCAATCCCAACCAATACCGTGGCGGCATGCCAGCCTCGGGTGCTCCGATTGGCAGCTACGATCCCTATCAGCAGTACCAGCAGCCGGTTCAGCCGGTGCAGTACCAGCAGGGTTATCCTTCGCCGTCGAATCCCGAGACCGGTATGTATAGCCAAGATGCCGCAGGGTATCCCTATGGCAGCCCACCGATTCCGGCACCGGTTACCGGGCCACTGAATCCTTATGGTTACCCACCCAATAATGGTCGTCCACTGGGTGGTGCTCGTATCTATGATCCTCCCCTGGGCCCCGATGCGATTATTTCACCGAACCCGTACTACGATCCTGGCCGTACGGCCGACCTGACGATTCGTGCGGAAGAAGCTCAAACCGGGCGATTCCAGTTTGGCGTGGGCATCAACTCCGATGCCGGCGTGACGGGTTCGATCGTGATCGACGAACGGAACTTCGACTGGCGGAGATATCCGTCCAGCTTCGATGACGTCTGGAATGGCCGCGCATGGCGCGGGGCAGGGCAGGGGTTCCGAATCGAAGCCATGCCGGGTACCCAGGTGCAGCGGTACATGGTCAGCTTCAGCGAACCGTACTTGTTTGATACCCGCGTGAGCCTGAACTTGAGTGGCTACTTCTTCAACCGTATCTACCGCGACTGGGACGAACAGCGCGTCGGTGGCCGTGTTGGTTTGGGCTACCGTTTGACGCCTGACCTTTCGACGGCCGTCAGTTTGCGTATGGAAGACGTCGAGATCAGCGATCCTCGCGTGCCTGGGGTGCCTGAACTTGATGCAGTGCTTGGTCACAACGATCTTTACACCGGAAGTTGGAGCATCACGCACGATACGCGTGACCTGGCATTCGCCCCGACCGAAGGTCACTTGTTTGAAATCAACCTGGAACAGGCATTCGGCGAGTACAGCTATTCGCGGGCTGAAGTCGACTTCCGGCAGTACTTCCTGCTGGGTGAACGCCCCGACGGTTCCGGGCGGCATACGTTGGGCTTCTCAACGCGAGCCGGTTTCTCAGGTGCTGATACGCCGATCTTCGAGAACTTCTACGCTGGTGGTTTCTCGACCTTGCGTGGTTTCGACTTCCGACGTGTTGGTCCGAAATCGGGTGACGTGTTTGTCGGTGGCCCGTTCCGCTTGCTGGGTTCGGTGGAATATATGTTCCCGATCACCGCCGACGACATGGTCAAAGGTGTGCTCTTCACCGACGTGGGTGCGGTGGAAGAATCGACCAAGATCGTGTGGGACGACTTCGACGTCGCCCCTGGTTTTGGTCTTCGCATCTCGGTGCCGGCGTTGGGTCAGGCTCCGATCGCGTTGGACTTCGCTTTCCCAATCAATCACGCCGATACCGACCAGACGCAGGTCTTCAGCTTCTTCGTTGGTGCGGCTCGCTAG